A region of the Acidobacteriota bacterium genome:
CTTCCTTGAAGGTGCGGCCGATCGCCATCACCTCGCCAACCGACTTCATCTGCGTCATCAGCGTGCGATCCGCCTCTGGGAACTTCTCGAAATTCCAGCGCGGGATCTTGACGACGACGTAGTCGATGGTGGGTTCGAAGGAGGCCGGCGTCAGCCGTGTGATGTCGTTGGGGATCTCGTCGAGGTGGTACCCGAGCGCAAGCTTGGCCGCGATTTTCGCAATCGGGAATCCTGTCGCCTTCGACGCCAGCGCCGACGACCGCGACACGCGCGGATTCATCTCGATGGCGACCATGCGGCCGTCCTGCGGATTGATGGCGAACTGGATGTTCGACCCGCCGGTCTCGACGCCGATCCTGGCGATGATGCGCCGCGCGGCATCGCGCATCCGCTGGTATTCCTTGTCGGTCAGCGTGAGCGCCGGCGCGACGGTGATGCTGTCGCCAGTGTGCACGCCCATCGGATCGATGTTCTCGATCGAGCAGATGACGACGAAGTTATCCGCCGCGTCGCGCATCACCTCGAGCTCGAATTCCTTCCACCCGATCACGGATTCTTCGATCAGAATCTCGTGCACCGGGCTCATCGCGAGGCCGCGGCGGACGACGTCGTGGAACTCTTCGACGTTGTAGGCGATGCCCGCGCCGACACCCCCCAGCGTGAAAGACGGGCGGATGATCGAGGGGAAACCCAGCGTCTTGACGAGTTCCAGCGCGTCTTCCTGCGACCGCGCGTAACCGCTTTGCGGCACCTCGATGTCGATCTCGCGCATCGCGTCGCGGAACTTCAGGCGATCCTCGGCCACCTCGATGGCGGCGACCGACGCGCCGATGAGCTTGACGCCGTAGCGGTCCAGCACGCCGCTCTTGGCCAGGGCGATAGCCAGATTCAGGGCCGTCTGGCCGCCAACCGTCGGCAGAAGCGCATCCGGTCGCTCGCGGGCGATGATCGCCTCAACGAAGTCGGGCGTGAGCGGCTCGACGTACGTGCGGTCGGCGAGTTCCGGATCCGTCATGATGGTGGCGGGATTGCTGTTGACCAGCACCACCTCGATGCCTTCGCTGCGGAGCGCCTTACACGCCTGCGATCCCGAGTAATCGAACTCGCACGCCTGGCCAATGACGATGGGCCCGGCCCCCAGCACCAGCACGCGCTTGATGTCAGTTCGGCGCGGCATTTAGTGTCCCGTATCAGTGATTCGCATCATAATTCCCGGGCGGGGCATCCCGCCTGCCACCCCAACGCGGTTGCCGCGTCGGGGGCCCCGGCCTCGCTGCGCCAGCCGTCGCCCGCTGGTGCGATCGGGCTTTGGCTAGGTCCCGCCGTAGCCTTGGCGAAGGCGGATTGCTCAACGCTCAAATACTCCCGGTATTCTCGCGATTCGCGCCTTGCGATCCGGGCGCCGCGCTCCGGGACTTAGGTCGCCAATCACTGATACGGGACACTATCGGCGCTCCATCGCGTCGACAAACCGCCCGAACAGGTAGTCCGCGTCGTGCGGTCCGGGCGAGGCCTCGGGATGGTATTGCACGCTGAAGATCGGCTTGTCGCGATGACGGAACCCTTCGAGCGTCTCGTCGTACAGGTTGGTGTGCGTCACGATGACGTCCGGCGGCAGTGTCTCCGGATCAACAGCGAAACCGTGGTTCTGCGACGTGATCTCGACGCGACCCGTCTCGTGGTGCTTGACCGGATGATTCGATCCCCGGTGTCCAAACTTCAGTTTGAAGGTCCGCGCGCCAAGCGCCAGTCCCAGCACCTGATGCCCCAGGCAGACGCCAAACAGCGGCACGTCGCCATCGACAAGTGCCTTCACGTTGGCGATGACATACGGCAGCGCGGCAGGATCGCCCGGGCCGTTGCTCAGGAAGACGCCATCGGGTCGGTCGGCCGCCAACACATTGGCAGGCGTTGTGGCGGGATACACTCGAACGGCGCAGCCATAGGCCGAGAGTCGACGAAGAATGTTCCACTTCATCCCGAAGTCGTAGGCCGCGACGTGCAACGGCCTGCTCGCCGGCCGTGGGACCGGCAGATCGTATCCGCCCGACCCGGCCATCGCCCCGGCTGGAGGCCAGTCGAACGCCTCTGCACAGGTGACCTGCCGCACCAGGTCCGCGCCCACCATAGACGGCACGGCTCGCGCCCGAGCCACCAGATCGTCAGGATCACAGGCGGACCCTGTCGCAATCACACCGCGCATCACGCCCGCCGAGCGAAGCCGGCGCGTAAGCGCGCGCGTGTCGATGTCGCCGATCGCCACAATGTTGGCCGCCGCCAGATACTCATGCAGGGTGATCGTCGCCCGCCAGTTACTCGCGACCGGCGACGGGCTGCGCATGATGAAGCCCGACACCTGCGGCGCCCGCGATTCCACATCGTCGGCCGTCACGCCGTAGTTGCCGATTTCGGGACAGGTCATCGTGACCATCTGTCCGGCGTACGACGGGTCGGTCAGGATTTCCTGGTAGCCGGTCATAGCGGTGTTGAACACGACTTCGCCGGACGCGATGCCTTCCGCGCCGGCGGCCGTGCCCTGGAACCAGGAGCCATCTTCCAAGGCGAGAACGGCCTTCACCGTGATATCGCCCTCTCGAGTGATGCGGTCACGCGCTGCGGCTTGCCCGCGTCGACCGTGATGGATGAGGTCCACGGGCGAAAGCCCGCGAGCCTCAGTTCGATGGTGTGGCGCCCGGGCGCGACCCTGTTCAACGTGAACGGTGTCAATCCCATGTTCTTGCCGTCGAGAATCACGCGCGCCCCGGGTGGACGCGAGGAAAAGGAAATGGCTGGAGCTGAAGCCGGCTCCTTGCCGGCGGCCTTGCGCAACGTGACATCGACTCGAACGGCCGGCCGCGCCGCCGTGATGGTGACCTTGCGTTCCTGCGCGACGTAACCGGAAAGTGCCACGCGGACGACGTGCATCCCGAGCGGGAGTCTTCGGAGCATCCGCGGAGAGGTTCCGGCGCGTTCACCATCCAGTGATACGTCGGCGCCAGGCGGCACCGTGCGCACATTGACCCGCCCTTGCGTGACGACCGGCGGCGTCGTGGCCTTCGCTGGCGCCTCGCCTCCGGAGGTTTTCGGCGCTTCCGCGCCTGGGCCCACGACAGCGGGCGGTGCGGCCGCG
Encoded here:
- the carA gene encoding glutamine-hydrolyzing carbamoyl-phosphate synthase small subunit, which encodes MKAVLALEDGSWFQGTAAGAEGIASGEVVFNTAMTGYQEILTDPSYAGQMVTMTCPEIGNYGVTADDVESRAPQVSGFIMRSPSPVASNWRATITLHEYLAAANIVAIGDIDTRALTRRLRSAGVMRGVIATGSACDPDDLVARARAVPSMVGADLVRQVTCAEAFDWPPAGAMAGSGGYDLPVPRPASRPLHVAAYDFGMKWNILRRLSAYGCAVRVYPATTPANVLAADRPDGVFLSNGPGDPAALPYVIANVKALVDGDVPLFGVCLGHQVLGLALGARTFKLKFGHRGSNHPVKHHETGRVEITSQNHGFAVDPETLPPDVIVTHTNLYDETLEGFRHRDKPIFSVQYHPEASPGPHDADYLFGRFVDAMERR